The following coding sequences lie in one Salmo salar chromosome ssa13, Ssal_v3.1, whole genome shotgun sequence genomic window:
- the LOC106566756 gene encoding transcription cofactor vestigial-like protein 4 isoform X1, translated as MVFTRMDLLNYQFLDKMNNNIGRLHYEAESSLTGESRMPSLPSPMTNMRTGPPPICPSKRKYGEEQVDDCIDCDNNHMTKMSRLFAAQLGQPAGGDNRNDPWILGHSPVERITSSSNGLLGNHLYASIPSYAMDQPLALTKNSIDSGLGGTERPAMPGPVDRPQNRPSVITCAPASNRNCNLSHCHKSHSPSPPMDQRKADDNTAVDPVIEEHFRRSLGKNYKEPEPVSNTVSITGSVDDHFAKALGKTWLQIKSKGPGGHPHSPEANS; from the exons ATGGTTTTCACGAGAATGGACCTGTTGAACTATCAgttcctggacaaaatgaacaacaATATCGGGAGACTACACTACGAAG CTGAATCTTCTCTCACAGGTGAGTCCAGGATGCCGTCGCTGCCCTCTCCAATGACCAACATGAGGACCGGTCCTCCCCCCATCTGCCCCAGCAAAAGGAAGTATGGCGAGGAGCAAGTAGACGACTGCATTGACTGTGACAACAACCACATGACCAAAATGAGTCGACTGTTTGCTGCTCAACT GGGACAGCCTGCCGGCGGAGACAACCGCAACGACCCTTGGATCCTCGGCCACAGCCCTGTGGAGCGCATCACTTCCTCCTCCAACGGCCTCCTTGGCAACCACTTGTACGCCTCCATCCCCTCCTATGCGATGGACCAGCCTCTGGCTCTGACTAAAAACAGCATAGACTCTGGATTGGGTGGCACAGAGAGGCCTGCCATGCCCGGCCCTGTGGACAGACCACAG AATCGCCCCTCTGTGATCACCTGTGCTCCTGCAAGCAATCGCAATTGCAACCTGTCTCACTGCCACAAGTCTCACAGCCCCAGCCCACCCATGGATCAGAGGAAGGCCGATG ATAATACTGCGGTCGACCCTGTGATCGAGGAGCACTTCCGCCGCAGCCTGGGGAAGAACTATAAGGAGCCCGAGCCCGTCTCCAACACTGTGTCCATCACAGGCTCGGTGGACGACCACTTTGCCAAGGCCCTGGGGAAGACCTGGCTCCAGATCAAGTCCAAGGGGCCGGGGGGACACCCCCACAGTCCAGAGGCCAACTCCTGA
- the LOC106566756 gene encoding transcription cofactor vestigial-like protein 4 isoform X2 produces the protein MVFTRMDLLNYQFLDKMNNNIGRLHYEGESRMPSLPSPMTNMRTGPPPICPSKRKYGEEQVDDCIDCDNNHMTKMSRLFAAQLGQPAGGDNRNDPWILGHSPVERITSSSNGLLGNHLYASIPSYAMDQPLALTKNSIDSGLGGTERPAMPGPVDRPQNRPSVITCAPASNRNCNLSHCHKSHSPSPPMDQRKADDNTAVDPVIEEHFRRSLGKNYKEPEPVSNTVSITGSVDDHFAKALGKTWLQIKSKGPGGHPHSPEANS, from the exons ATGGTTTTCACGAGAATGGACCTGTTGAACTATCAgttcctggacaaaatgaacaacaATATCGGGAGACTACACTACGAAG GTGAGTCCAGGATGCCGTCGCTGCCCTCTCCAATGACCAACATGAGGACCGGTCCTCCCCCCATCTGCCCCAGCAAAAGGAAGTATGGCGAGGAGCAAGTAGACGACTGCATTGACTGTGACAACAACCACATGACCAAAATGAGTCGACTGTTTGCTGCTCAACT GGGACAGCCTGCCGGCGGAGACAACCGCAACGACCCTTGGATCCTCGGCCACAGCCCTGTGGAGCGCATCACTTCCTCCTCCAACGGCCTCCTTGGCAACCACTTGTACGCCTCCATCCCCTCCTATGCGATGGACCAGCCTCTGGCTCTGACTAAAAACAGCATAGACTCTGGATTGGGTGGCACAGAGAGGCCTGCCATGCCCGGCCCTGTGGACAGACCACAG AATCGCCCCTCTGTGATCACCTGTGCTCCTGCAAGCAATCGCAATTGCAACCTGTCTCACTGCCACAAGTCTCACAGCCCCAGCCCACCCATGGATCAGAGGAAGGCCGATG ATAATACTGCGGTCGACCCTGTGATCGAGGAGCACTTCCGCCGCAGCCTGGGGAAGAACTATAAGGAGCCCGAGCCCGTCTCCAACACTGTGTCCATCACAGGCTCGGTGGACGACCACTTTGCCAAGGCCCTGGGGAAGACCTGGCTCCAGATCAAGTCCAAGGGGCCGGGGGGACACCCCCACAGTCCAGAGGCCAACTCCTGA